A stretch of Ischnura elegans chromosome 4, ioIscEleg1.1, whole genome shotgun sequence DNA encodes these proteins:
- the LOC124158269 gene encoding uncharacterized protein LOC124158269, translating to MEKLIRGRNALKIQITRLMTDIEKLLYLKDEEPDHLALEVELTLMNDVVREWEEICHTILKELEESEASEEALADEMQVVMNLRRRFTVVQRKCERIIKPIQTSETSLTEMDTISNTGSVSKRRLKLPKIELQKFDGKLKSWLGWWSHFRKIHDDDTLTDSDKVEYLSQATEKGTEAEELVESYPADAKNYPNVIGALKERFGRKDLLVQVYIRELLNLVITNTNGKEEMSLSSCYFKLNSHLRSLEALKLGKVDPETFIFPLVESGLSEEILRPWHRSSFSKTEGNQLKALMEFMRVEVRSVQQTYLAKAGFHSSEPVTSQSTKGGMTKKGNWKSRKEDDIPTAAGLVASPAPQRHSCGFCNGGHETMACVKAQAMNLDERKQKLGEKKVCYACFRGKHKSRDCRSHVKCIVCQGKHYPLLCLQ from the coding sequence ATGGAGAAGCTTATTAGAGGAAGGAACGCGTTGAAAATACAGATTACTAGGTTGATGACCGACATCGAGAAGCTTCTTTACCTCAAGGATGAAGAACCTGATCATCTTGCCTTGGAAGTCGAGCTCACCCTGATGAACGACGTTGTGAGGGAATGGGAGGAGATATGTCACACCATACTAAAGGAATTAGAGGAATCAGAAGCATCCGAAGAAGCCTTGGCAGATGAAATGCAAGTAGTAATGAATTTACGACGACGATTCACCGTAGTTCAACGGAAGTGTGAGAGAATAATCAAGCCTATTCAGACTTCTGAAACGTCCTTAACGGAAATGGACACCATTAGCAACACAGGATCAGTTAGCAAAAGAAGGCTCAAACTCCCCAAGATTGAGCTCCAGAAGTTTGACGGGAAGTTGAAGTCATGGCTTGGATGGTGGTCtcattttcgaaaaattcatgACGACGATACACTCACAGATTCAGACAAGGTGGAGTATCTATCACAGGCTACGGAGAAGGGGACAGAAGCTGAGGAGTTGGTGGAAAGTTATCCAGCCGATGCCAAAAACTACCCCAATGTCATAGGTGCCTTAAAAGAACGTTTCGGAAGGAAAGATTTGTTGGTACAAGTTTACATTCGAGAGCTCTTGAATTTGGTTATCACGAATACaaatggaaaggaagaaatgagcCTTTCGTCATGCTACTTCAAACTCAATTCTCATCTGCGATCACTGGAAGCTTTGAAGTTAGGGAAAGTGGATCCGGAGACGTTTATCTTCCCACTTGTGGAGTCAGGCCTTAGTGAAGAAATTCTTCGTCCTTGGCATAGAAGCTCATTTAGCAAAACTGAAGGCAACCAACTCAAGGCGCTAATGGAATTTATGAGAGTGGAGGTACGAAGTGTCCAGCAGACCTACCTGGCTAAAGCAGGATTCCACTCCAGTGAACCTGTCACCTCTCAATCTACGAAAGGAGGAATGACAAAAAAGGGAAACTGGAAGTCCAGGAAGGAAGATGATATTCCTACAGCAGCAGGTCTAGTAGCCAGTCCCGCTCCTCAACGACATTCTTGTGGATTCTGTAATGGAGGACATGAAACTATGGCATGCGTCAAGGCTCAGGCAATGAATTTGgatgaaagaaaacagaaattgggAGAGAAGAAAGTATGTTACGCGTGTTTCCGGGGAAAGCATAAGAGCAGGGACTGTCGCAGTCATGTGAAGTGTATTGTGTGCCAAGGAAAACACTATCCTCTTCTCTGCCTACAATAA
- the LOC124158270 gene encoding uncharacterized protein LOC124158270: MANNPSITDLWNLETIGISDPVAVKSAAEEDAEAISYYKSTVRKEEMNGRYNVALPWKQPKSTLPTNRQVAEKRLRSATAKLEKTGNWIHRTSSTSAKATLYLLKPIRITHYCQLHPDSKEEIHIFCDASGQAYATVIYLRSEYEGEVKVKLLNAKSRLAPVKKPTINRLELLAALLGARMARPVKEVLGKDIPFHYWSDSTTVLAWIKRGNEWEKFVSIRVKEILDTTTTRQWNHVPGEDNPADLPSRGCTPAKLVESKWWEGPKWLTLTGEHWPCHTSAEINEDEINKERKKMTVSMISTAFLTPRFSSCQKNVTVWAWVNRFTYNCRNKKRITSPIISTKELRLVEKTVLKEIQCQAYGQGGVPKNLLTVMGTDGLLRIMSKLVHREDTTDFISPILLPQHRPLVITYLFLFGIFTSSTVMQGFRLLRHEAKAFEVETATLPVARVQDSKVFQTTGVDLAGPLIIRDGQKVWIVIYTCAVYRCVSLDVITGLSTETFLNSLERFVANYGRPNTVYSDNGTNFIGAKNIFDKLNMEEVAKISQVKKLQWILNCEAAPWWGGFWERLIRSVKGLMKRMIGKSKLSFDELRTCIASMAATINDRPLTTITEDGNDLVSLSPAMFLRHIMPGGFPEGNFANGLEQSYRKMHNLQTQLKDRFRKEYLSLLIQKRKKVNIRPTAVGDGVLVGCDNKKRFEWPLGKIEELYSGKDGIVRSAKIKIYSGKGIIYINRPLHRLYPLEISQQEGAAMSTTTPILEETSSTSMEQPVKKAENKEEFIITRGGRKVKKLSRYSSWFGVIIT; this comes from the exons ATGGCTAACAATCCGAGCATCACGGATTTATGGAATCTCGAAACAATTGGGATATCAGATCCCGTGGCGGTCAAGTCAGCAGCAGAGGAAGATGCCGAAGCGATTTCTTATTACAAGTCGACCGTACGGAAGGAAGAGATGAACGGGCGATACAATGTAGCCCTTCCTTGGAAGCAGCCCAAGTCAACACTTCCTACAAATCGTCAAGTAGCAGAGAAACGATTGAGGTCAGCTACGGCGAAGTTGGAGAAAACAGGAAA TTGGATTCACCGCACCAGCTCTACTTCTGCCAAAGCTACTCTCTACCTACTCAAGCCGATAAGGATTACACACTACTGTCAACTTCACCCCGATTCCAAGGAAGAGATTCACATTTTCTGCGACGCAAGTGGACAGGCATACGCCACTGTTATCTACCTCCGATCTGAATACGAAGGAGAAGTCAAAGTCAAACTTCTCAATGCAAAATCGCGTCTTGCTCCAGTCAAGAAGCCAACAATCAACAGATTAGAGTTGTTAGCAGCATTGTTGGGAGCCAGGATGGCAAGACCGGTGAAGGAAGTGCTAGGAAAGGACATCCCTTTTCACTATTGGAGTGATTCAACTACAGTTCTGGCTTGGATCAAAAGAGGAAACGAGTGGGAGAAGTTTGTGTCGATCCGCGTCAAGGAAATTCTCGACACCACCACTACCAGGCAATGGAATCATGTGCCTGGAGAAGACAACCCAGCAGATCTGCCTTCACGAGGGTGTACTCCGGCAAAATTGGTGGAATCAAAGTGGTGGGAAGGACCTAAATGGTTAACATTGACTGGGGAACATTGGCCGTGTCATACATCAGCTGAAATTAACGAGGATGAAATCAATAAGGAACGGAAGAAAATGACCGTATCAATGATCTCTACTGCATTTCTGACTCCAAGATTTTCCTCTTGTCAGAAGAATGTAACAGTCTGGGCATGGGTCAATCGCTTCACTTACAATTGTCGTAACAAGAAAAGGATTACTTCACCCATCATATCAACGAAGGAACTTCGACTAGTAGAGAAGACAGTATTGAAGGAGATTCAATGTCAAGCCTATGGTCAAGGAGGAGTTCCTAAAAACTTACTCACGGTGATGGGGACCGATGGATTGTTGCGAATTATGTCAAAATTAGTACACCGGGAAGATACAACTGATTTCATCTCCCCTATTCTCTTACCACAGCATCGTCCATTAgttattacttatttattcttATTCGGGATATTCACCTCTTCAACTGTCATGCAGGGATTCAGACTACT GAGGCACGAAGCAAAAGCGTTTGAGGTTGAGACGGCAACACTCCCAGTTGCTCGTGTGCAAGACAGTAAAGTATTTCAGACCACGGGAGTAGATCTGGCTGGTCCACTTATCATTCGAGatggacagaaggtttggatcgTGATCTACACTTGTGCGGTCTATAGATGTGTATCACTGGATGTCATTACGGGATTATCAACCGAGACATTTCTCAACTCTCTGGAACGTTTCGTGGCCAACTACGGAAGACCGAATACTGTCTACAGCGACAACGGTACTAACTTCATTGGTGCAAAGAACATATTCGACAAACTGAATATGGAAGAAGTCGCAAAAATAAGTCAAGTCAAGAAATTGCAGTGGATACTAAACTGTGAAGCAGCACCATGGTGGGGTGGATTCTGGGAACGACTCATAAGGAGTGTCAAGGGCCTCATGAAGAGGATGATTGGCAAGAGCAAGTTGTCATTTGATGAGTTACGCACCTGCATCGCAAGCATGGCTGCCACCATCAATGACCGTCCACTTACAACCATTACCGAAGATGGAAATGATCTTGTGTCTCTCTCTCCAGCCATGTTTTTAAGACATATAATGCCTGGAGGTTTCCCGGAAGGAAATTTTGCCAATGGGCTGGAACAAAGCTACCGAAAAATGCATAATCTTCAAACCCAGCTGAAGGATCGTTTTCGAAAAGAGTACCTGTCCCTTCTCATCCAGAAGAGGAAGAAAGTTAACATTCGACCCACTGCTGTGGGAGATGGGGTACTCGTTGGATGTGACAACAAGAAGAGGTTCGAGTGGCCCCTTGGGAAAATTGAGGAGCTCTACAGTGGAAAAGATGGGATCGTGAGGTCTGCAAAAATCAAGATTTATAGCGGTAAGGGGATTATCTACATAAATCGTCCCTTACACCGTCTGTACCCGCTGGAGATTTCTCAACAAGAAGGTGCAGCAATGTCGACGACAACACCTATATTAGAAGAAACCTCGTCGACTTCAATGGAACAGCCTGTCAAGAAGGCTGAGAACAAAGAGGAGTTCATCATTACACGTGGtggaagaaaagtgaaaaagcTTAGTCGCTACTCTTCCTGGTTTGGAGTAATCATCACATGA